One Sporosarcina sp. FSL W8-0480 genomic window, TCCCCTTCGAGTCAAGCGCAAGACCCGAAGGTTCATTGAATTTCGCATCCTTCAACAGGCCATCTTGATGATCACCCACCCACTCCACTTCACCCGAAGCAACCTCAATAACCCGCTCGGAAGCAGCATTCAACGTCGTCACTTTGCCATCTGTAGTTATTTTGCGAATCAAATGATTCAATGTATCCGCTACATATACCGTTCCATTTTCAGCAACAGCAATCGCCCGCGGGGAATAGAAAAGGGCATTTTCACCGAATCCGTCATCCTTTCCAATGAAGCCGCCACCCGCAAGAGTAGTAACTTGACCGTTTGGTGAAATTTTACGGATTGCATGGTTTTTGGAATCAACAATGAAGATATCCCCTACAGCATCCACAGCAATATCAAAGGGTTCATCAAAGAAGGCTGCTTCCTTATCACCATTGTAGAATGCACCTTGCGGCAACCCGAACTCGTTTATATCCAAAGTCATTCCTGCAAACGTGCTGATATCTCCCTTAAAGATTTTCCGAATCACATGATTTCGGCTATCCGCAACAAGTAGTGATCCGTCAGGCAGAAAAGCAATACCATTCGGACCCCGGAATGAAGCACTTTCCCTCTTCCCATTCACAAGGTCAAACCTACCATTTCCCGCGAAATTCAAAACCGAAACGGCCGCCTCACTCCTTGTAATAAATGAAGCAAACTGACCACGTGTGACAAAAGAATTCGGTGAGTATGTCGTCGGCGACGTACCTGAAGTAATTCCATTCAACCGGAGCGATTCAACATAGGGTGCGAACCAATCATCTGCTGAAATATCCAAGAAAGGCGTTTCTTTCAAGGAGTCTCCCGAAAGTCCGAACCCATCATGAATGATTTTCGCAATCTGCGCCCTCGTCATGAAAGCATTCGGTTTAAAAGTCCCATCCGTGTAACCACCCACTACACCAGCCTGTACCAGTGCTGCAATTTCCATATAAAATGCATGGGTCGTTGGTAGATCTGTAAAGTTAGGGTTGTTAACATTATCTGTATCTATCCCCAACGCTGATGCAAGCATCGCAGCTGCCTGCCCGCGCGTTACATGCTCCCCCGGTCTAAACGTACCATCCGGGAAACCATTCACGATTCCCCTTTTGCTCAACTCAATGACAGAGTCATAGTAATGGGCTTCCACATCCAAATCGCTGAATGATGCCCCATCCGCATGCACTACCGCGGGGGCCATAACAACACAAACCACCATGGATGATGCAATGGCGGACAAGAACATTTTCTTCGTTCGCAGCAATTCTCAACCTCCTTTTTCACATAGGTATGCAATGTTCACTATATGCCCATTTAGGAAAAAGGATACTTATAAATTATTAAAGCACCGAAAAAAAGAGATACCAACTTTCGGTATCCCCAGTCATTTATTAATTATTCTAATTCCCTCGCTCACACCACCAAAGCGACGATTCCTCATTTGGAAATCTTCAATCGCACTCAAAAGGCATTCTTCATCAAAATCCGGCCAATTGACATCCGTGAAATTGAACTCGGCATAGGCAAGCTGCCAGAGCATAAAGTTTGAAAGTCTAACTTCACCGCTTGTTCGGATCAACAAGTCCGGCTCAGGTAAATGGGATGTCATTAATTTGGATTCAATTAGAGATTCATCGATATCTTCTGGTTGAATTTCTCCACTTCTTGTCATTTCTCCAATTGCCTTAACCATATTCACCAATTCAAACCGACTTCCGTAGTTCATCGCAAAGTTTAAAACAAGGCCATCATTGTTTGCCGTTGCGTCCATGGCATCCTTGATCGCTTTTTGTGTATGAAGCGGCAACGCTGAAAAATCGCCAATCATTTCAACCCTTACATTTTCCTCAATAAGTTCAGGTAGATATGTGGATAAAAACTCGACAGGCAGCTTCATAAGGAAATCGACCTCAAATCTTGGTCTTTTCCAATTCTCGGTTGAAAATGCGTATAAGGTTAACACACGAATTCCAAGTCGGTTTGCAAACCGCGTGATTTTACGGACGGTATTCATACCTTCACGGTGCCCCATAACACGTGGTAGATTGCGCTGCTTTGCCCAACGTCCATTTCCATCCATAATTATAGCAACATGGGAGGGGACTGCTTTCCGCAGTACCTCATCAATACGAAAAGATAAAGTTTTTTCCAATACATCAGGTGACTTCTTCCACCAAATCTTCTCTAACATAATTTCCCTCCACTTTAGTCAACTCACCAAGCGACTACTAATATTTTATCTATATTAATATAATTAATTTAATAGGGGCATAGTTTACTACGCTATCAAGAATTCTAACACATCATAATACGTAAGATAGGATGAATATTCCACTGTCTAACTAAAACTATGCCTAAGTTAAATATACTAACGATTTTCGGACCATTAAGTTCCCTTAAATCATGGCTATTTGAAATTTCTCTATTCACCAACTTTCCCAATTACGTTAAAACAGGCTATTTGAACCATGTCGAATTAGGTCGAAATACGTCGTCGAAAAAAGTACCAGAATTTTTATTCATGAACTATAGGTAAAAGATAATATAATGTGTATAATATAGACATGCATTTATTTTAGATATTTACTAATTTTTAATCAATCCAATCAAAAACACCAACCAAAGTTCTATGGGAGGAGGATTTTATGGCTAAGTGGGTGGGGAAATGGTTATGTAAGATATCCGGGTATCACCGGAT contains:
- a CDS encoding S-layer homology domain-containing protein, with translation MLRTKKMFLSAIASSMVVCVVMAPAVVHADGASFSDLDVEAHYYDSVIELSKRGIVNGFPDGTFRPGEHVTRGQAAAMLASALGIDTDNVNNPNFTDLPTTHAFYMEIAALVQAGVVGGYTDGTFKPNAFMTRAQIAKIIHDGFGLSGDSLKETPFLDISADDWFAPYVESLRLNGITSGTSPTTYSPNSFVTRGQFASFITRSEAAVSVLNFAGNGRFDLVNGKRESASFRGPNGIAFLPDGSLLVADSRNHVIRKIFKGDISTFAGMTLDINEFGLPQGAFYNGDKEAAFFDEPFDIAVDAVGDIFIVDSKNHAIRKISPNGQVTTLAGGGFIGKDDGFGENALFYSPRAIAVAENGTVYVADTLNHLIRKITTDGKVTTLNAASERVIEVASGEVEWVGDHQDGLLKDAKFNEPSGLALDSKGNLYVSDSGNQVIRYIDFSTNTVSTVAGVFRGYSIDGLYAGGDYSDGLAESSRFNFPKGLAYSNENGLFIADSVNKSIRVLKDGKVRTIARGFKSPTGIAVDTEGNLHVVDSYDNRVLRILSKGGM
- a CDS encoding isoprenyl transferase, translating into MLEKIWWKKSPDVLEKTLSFRIDEVLRKAVPSHVAIIMDGNGRWAKQRNLPRVMGHREGMNTVRKITRFANRLGIRVLTLYAFSTENWKRPRFEVDFLMKLPVEFLSTYLPELIEENVRVEMIGDFSALPLHTQKAIKDAMDATANNDGLVLNFAMNYGSRFELVNMVKAIGEMTRSGEIQPEDIDESLIESKLMTSHLPEPDLLIRTSGEVRLSNFMLWQLAYAEFNFTDVNWPDFDEECLLSAIEDFQMRNRRFGGVSEGIRIINK